A region of the Sceloporus undulatus isolate JIND9_A2432 ecotype Alabama unplaced genomic scaffold, SceUnd_v1.1 scaffold_35351, whole genome shotgun sequence genome:
ACTTGCTCAAGGTAGTAGTAAACCCTTCTTCCGGAGTCGGGAAACACAGACCCACTGAGACCGCGGTCTCGGCCATCCTGTTTTTGCACAGCGTAACCAGCCGCGGAGGAGCCTTACtcattcccctcctcttctcGCCCCTTGCAGTTCTATAACAAGCGGAAGACCTACTTCGCTCACGATCCGCAGCAGCAGTGCATCGAGGGAGACATCGTCCTCCTGAAGGCGTTGCCCGAACGCAGGAGCAAACACGTGAAGCACGAACTGGCAGAGATCGTGTACAAGGTGGGGAGGGTCATAGATCCGGTGACGGGGAAGCCCTGCGCGGGACAGAGGCTCCTGGAAAGCGTGGCGGACACAGAGAACCTGACGGACAGAGACGCCAACTACCTGAGCGAGAAGCTCCAGGAGTTGACGGTTTCTACGCAAGACAAGTGAAAAGTGGCCACCGGAGAAGAAAACCCGGgacatttccatatatatatatagatatatttttaTGAGAAGGTTATGTATCACACGGTGTGCGCATGCGGCCTTTTCTAAAACAGTTGCAATGAACAATAAAGCCGGAGTTAAGTTAAGACACGTTCGGTTTATTTAGCGCCGAAAGTTGCGGAGGGAATAGGAGTGTGTTATActttttaataatgataataataaactttacattatttatattatattattaaatgtatttatattttattatattatactgtatatatattatattataatatatatatataattaaatatattatttatatgtaatattaatatttatcaattaaattgctatttttataatataaaat
Encoded here:
- the MRPS17 gene encoding 28S ribosomal protein S17, mitochondrial, with the translated sequence MSALRGAVHAKWIIGKVIGTKMHKTAKVRVTRLVLDPYLLKFYNKRKTYFAHDPQQQCIEGDIVLLKALPERRSKHVKHELAEIVYKVGRVIDPVTGKPCAGQRLLESVADTENLTDRDANYLSEKLQELTVSTQDK